The sequence CGGGCCACGCCGGCCGATGTCAGCCGTCTAAAAGCCTTGTGAAACTGGTTTAGTTTTGACGCAATTCCCAAGGGAAAACGCTACGCGTTTTTCCCGGGAAGGCCGTTCCACACTTTTCCTGGAATTGCTCTAAGGGCGGTTTCTGTCCCGCTCGCGGAATTCGCGCATCATGAGAGCCGCTTCGGTGCGGTTTCGCACATTGAGTTTCGACAGCACCCCGGTCATGTGGTGCTTGACCGTTTTCTCCTGCAGCTCCAGGCGCAAGGCGACCTCCTTGTTTGAGAGCCCCTCCGCCACCAGCCGCAGGATTTCAGTTTGCCGTTCGGTCAGTTGCCGCAACCGGTCCGCCGCGCCGTTGGCAGATTGCGGGGACTGGAGATCGGAAAGCAGCCGCGCCGACAGCGTCGGCGAAAGATAGCTCTCGCCGGCCGCCACATTGCGCAGGATTTCGGCAAGCGCGCGCGATCCGACACCCTTGAGGATATAGCCCTGCACGCCTGCGTTCAGCGCCGTGGTTACGTCGGCATTGGTCTCCGACACGGTCAGCATGACGATCCTCTGGGCGGGATGGACGGCAAGGATGCTTGCAACCGCGGACAGGCCGCCGCCCGGCATGGAGATATCGAGCAGCAATATGTCAGGCTGCATCGTCGAGGCGATGCGTTCGGCATCTTGCGCTGTCGCGCCTTCGCCGACGATCTCGAAACCTCCGATCTCCGACAGGCTGCGCGTCACGCCTTCGCGAAACAGCGGATGATCGTCGACAATAGCGATGCGGATAGTGCCAATCATGCTTGCTCCTCGACCGAAAGACTGATCACCAATCGCGTGCCTTGCGCTCCGGTCACGGTCTCGAACTGGCCGCCAATGCTTTCGACCCGCTCCCTGAGGCCGGCGAGCCCCAATCCGTCGACCCGCGCCGGATCGAAACCCGGCCCGCCATCCGACACTTCGACAAAAAGCCTGCCATTCTTCATCCCGGCCCGCACCGCCTGATCCTTGGCCCGCCCGTGGCGATAGGCATTGTTCAGCCCTTCCTGCACGAAACGATAGATGCTGATCTTCTCGGAAGGGCCAAGTTCAGGCAAATGCCTGGGCAGTGTGAGCGTCACCGACGTTCCCGTCCGGCGCTCATGTTCGTCGACGGCCAGCCGCAATATGTCCGTTGCCGCAGCCGTTTCTATCTGCGGCAGGACGAGACCGGTGCAGATACCGCGTATTTCGCGCATCGCATCCTCCAGCGTCTTGCGGATCATCGCGACCTCGGTCGAGCGGTTTTCGCCCCAATGGCCCTCGCCGGAGAATACCGGGCTGTCCATGCGCAGCGCCGCCAGGGCCACGAGCTGTGCCGGTCCATCATGCAGGTCGGCGCCGATCCGGCGCAAATATCGTTCGTTGAGTGCGGTGGCGCGGCGGGACGCCCGCTGCACACGCTGCCGCAAGGCGCTGTTTTGCGTCACCAGCCCCTGCAGCTCCGACACTTGGCGGCGCAGCGCCCCGCGCTGATCGTCGATGGTGCGGCTGGCGCGCAGCACGATGCTCGACAGGAGCAGAAAGGCCGTCAGGGTGGTGCCGGCCACGATCAGCCAGCTCGACAGCAGGGCAGAGGCCAGCGTGGCTTTGAAATCAGTGGCGATCTCGAAGAATTCGGTGACGGCCACCACCTCGCCGGACCAGGGTTCGCGCACGGGATTATAGATCTCCAGCAACGGCACGCCGACGGTCTGCTCCTTGCCTTCGGTTTCGTCGAACGTATCGAATTGAGCGGTGACGTTGCCCTGGAAGGCGGACCGCAGATCGTCGGTCAGTTCGAAGCGGCGGCCGATCAACGTCGGGTCCTTGGCATAGAGCACGGTGCCGTCGCGGCGCCAGAGCCTGAACGAGGCCAGGCGCTTGCCGAGCGCGCCCTGGCCGAGCGTCTCGTCGAGCGCCTGCTTGACGGACTCGCTGAGCGTCTCGCTCTTGCGCAGGTCTGGCAGCAGCGGCGCGATCACGCTGTCGACATAGAGCGCCGTCGTGGCGGCCGAATTGCGGATGACGCCGTCCCGGATCTGCGACGTCACCCAGGCGCCCACCACCAGCATGACGGCCAGAAGGCCAAAGCCTCCCGCAACGAGGAATTGCAGGGCAAGCGAAAGCTCGCTCCAGCGCCGCGCCAAATTCTGCAGAATACGAATCATGATCCCCTGACCGCCCTTCCATCGAACAGCTGGGCGATATCGGCACATTGAGCCTCAGCCTTGCCGTTGCCAAGGCCTTCGTTAGAAAGGAGGTCGCTTGACGTCTCAAGGCGCTTCGGAAACAAGGTCGGCGGGACATGCGGCGGCAGCCGCTTCGAGGGGGATGGGACGGTGAGTTTTTCGGGACTGCTGCAGCTTGGCTTTTCGACGGTGATCTTCCTTTTGGCGGCAACCGCCGCCAAGCAATGGGGACTGGCGCCGAGCCTGGGCAAGATCCTGTTGACGCTCGCGCTTTATTCGCTGGGCAATCTGATCATGCTGCGGCTGATCCGCGAATTCGGCATGTCGGTGTCGTTCAGCCTCTCGGCGGTCATCCAGCTGGTCTCGGTCAACGTCGTGGCGCTGGTGTTCTTCGGCGAGCGCGTCAACGCGCTGCAGGCCACAGGCATCATGCTGGCGATCGCCGCCGTGGCGCTGATCACGCTCGGGCCCTATCTACAGGGGCGTTGATCGAGATGAAGATTGCGACACCGGCCCGATGAGAGACACCGCAAGCACCCTGCTCAACCGCATCGAATTCCCGGTGTTGCTGGCCGGCCTGGTCATCGCCGGCGGCCTGTGGGGCTTCGTCGAGCTGACGGAGGTGGCGCGGGCAACCGCGCCGCACGCCTTCGACACCGAAATCCTGCTTGCCTTCCGCCAGGTTGGTCAGCCGGGAATCCCGATCGGCCCATCGTGGCTGGAAGGAGCGATGCGCGACATCACCAGCCTCGGCAGCGCCAGCGTGCTGGTGCTGATCACGACGGCAACGATCCTCTATTTGCTGTTGATCCGCCGGCCGGGGACGGCACTTCTCATCTTCGTCGCCGTGGCCGGCGGCCAGGTGCTGTCGAGCTTGCTGAAGGTCGGCGTCGACCGGCCGCGGCCCGAGCTCGTTTCGCATCTGGTCGGCGTGACCTCGCTTTCCTTCCCGAGCGGCCACGCCATGCTGTCGGCGGTGACCTATCTCACGCTCGGTTCGCTCGCGGCGCGCTTCCTGCATGGCAGGGCCACGAAGATCTACGTCTTGTCGCTGGCCGTGCTGACGACGGTGCTGGTCGGCGTCAGCCGCATCTATCTCGGCGTCCACTGGCCGTCGGATGTGCTGGCCGGCTGGTGCGCGGGCTTCGCCTGGGCGATGCTGTGCTGGCTGGTGGCGCGGCTGCTGCAGCGCCGCAAGGTGGTGAGCGACGATGCTGATGGCGCCTGACTGCACCCTCGGGCTTGCGCTCAGATCAATCTGTTGATGAGGTGTCCACCACAGCCTGCCAGCGCCAGAACCATCGACAGCAGGCATGCCGATGTCATCAAGGTCTTGAAAATATTCAACCGCGTTGCCCCCGCCCAGATGGACGACACCCTAGCCTGCAATCCTCGGGAAGTATCGGAAAAAATGGACAATCAGGTGAAGGC comes from Mesorhizobium japonicum MAFF 303099 and encodes:
- a CDS encoding response regulator; translated protein: MIGTIRIAIVDDHPLFREGVTRSLSEIGGFEIVGEGATAQDAERIASTMQPDILLLDISMPGGGLSAVASILAVHPAQRIVMLTVSETNADVTTALNAGVQGYILKGVGSRALAEILRNVAAGESYLSPTLSARLLSDLQSPQSANGAADRLRQLTERQTEILRLVAEGLSNKEVALRLELQEKTVKHHMTGVLSKLNVRNRTEAALMMREFRERDRNRP
- a CDS encoding sensor histidine kinase translates to MIRILQNLARRWSELSLALQFLVAGGFGLLAVMLVVGAWVTSQIRDGVIRNSAATTALYVDSVIAPLLPDLRKSETLSESVKQALDETLGQGALGKRLASFRLWRRDGTVLYAKDPTLIGRRFELTDDLRSAFQGNVTAQFDTFDETEGKEQTVGVPLLEIYNPVREPWSGEVVAVTEFFEIATDFKATLASALLSSWLIVAGTTLTAFLLLSSIVLRASRTIDDQRGALRRQVSELQGLVTQNSALRQRVQRASRRATALNERYLRRIGADLHDGPAQLVALAALRMDSPVFSGEGHWGENRSTEVAMIRKTLEDAMREIRGICTGLVLPQIETAAATDILRLAVDEHERRTGTSVTLTLPRHLPELGPSEKISIYRFVQEGLNNAYRHGRAKDQAVRAGMKNGRLFVEVSDGGPGFDPARVDGLGLAGLRERVESIGGQFETVTGAQGTRLVISLSVEEQA
- a CDS encoding phosphatase PAP2 family protein, with the protein product MRDTASTLLNRIEFPVLLAGLVIAGGLWGFVELTEVARATAPHAFDTEILLAFRQVGQPGIPIGPSWLEGAMRDITSLGSASVLVLITTATILYLLLIRRPGTALLIFVAVAGGQVLSSLLKVGVDRPRPELVSHLVGVTSLSFPSGHAMLSAVTYLTLGSLAARFLHGRATKIYVLSLAVLTTVLVGVSRIYLGVHWPSDVLAGWCAGFAWAMLCWLVARLLQRRKVVSDDADGA